CCCCCTGGCGGCCGGCCAGGGCTGGCAGGGCCTCGTGCTCAGTTACCAGTCCGCTGCCCGCCACCGCCCCCGCCTGGAGGCGGCCTGGAACGATCCCTGGCTCACCCCGGGGGCGAGCCCGGCAGAGGGGAGCTGCGGCGGCCGCTGGCTGGCGATCGCCGATGAGGTGCACCACCTCGGCATCGATCCGGAGGAGCCGGAGGCGGCGGCCTGGGGCCATGCCTTCAGCCGCTTCACCGAAACGGCGGCCCTGCGGCTGGGGCTCACGGGCACGCCGTTCCGCGCCGACAACCTGGCCTTCTGCGCGGCCCGGCGCGAGCGCCTGCGCCAGGGTGATGAGGTGGTGGAGCGGATCACGCCGGACCTGAGCGTGGAGCCGCGCCGGCTGATCGCCGCCGGGGACGTGCGTCCCCTGGAGTTCCGGTTTCAGGACGGCTGGGTGGAGCACGGACGGGCTGCCAGCCCGGAGGGCCTGCAGCACGGCGACACGGAAACCTCACCGCTCTCCGCCGAGAGCCGCGAAAGCTGGCGGGCCCGCAACCTGCGGCGGGCGATCCGGCTGGGCGATTCCAGCAGCATCGCCCTGCGGCTGCTGCTGAGCGCCCGCACACGGCTGGAACGGGTGCGCCGGGAGCACCCGGAGGCCGGAGGTCTGGTGATCGCCCGTGACATCGCCCACGCCCGTGAGGTGAGCGATCTGCTGATCGAGCAGGGCGACCGGGTGCATCTGGTGCATTCCCAGGACTGCGCGGCCGCCGACCACCTGCGCGCCTTCAAGGAGGGGGATGCCGACTGGCTGGTGAGCATCGACATGTGCGCTGAGGGCTTCGATGCACCCCGGCTCCGGGTGGTGGCCTACCTCACCACCGTGGTCACCCGCAGCCGCTTCGTGCAGGCGATCACGCGGGCCGTGCGCATGGATGCGAAGCGCGCCGCCCAGGAGGCGATCCCGCGTCATCCCTCCTACGTGTTCGCCCCCGCCGATCCCCTGCTCATCTCCTATGCCCGCAGCTGGTCGCTGAGTGAGCCCTACCTGCTGCGCACCCGGCCGCCCCTGGCTGCCGCCGCCGGCCAGGGCGGCAGCCCCGGCAGCCTCCAGCCCCTGGAGGCGATCGATGAGGAAGCCGGCGCCATGCTCCGCATGCGCGGGCCCCAGTTGCCCGGATTCCTGCGTCGATCGGCCTGAGGGGCGCTGAGGGGTCGGGGAGCCGCAGGGGGATCGGTACGTTTTCAACACACACCCTTGCCAAATGCCGCCGCATCGGCGATGGGCTTTGAGACGTTGTGTCAACCACTACGTCAGGAGGGAGCCCGGCCCGCCAACGTGGTGCCACCAACGGACTGGGATCGGGATCATGGAAGCCCCACTGAACCGCCGACTCACCGTTGCCGTGAGCTGGGCCCTGGCCCGCAGGGCCACCCTCGACGCCCTGGAGCACTACGAGGAGAGCTACGCCCTCACCGAGGAATTCAGGGAGTGGCTGCTCGGCGTTGAAGACCACCCGCAGCTCCTCGAGCTGGGGATGCTGATGGTGCCGAAGGACATGACCAAGGGCGCCAACCCCGAGATTGACGGCATTCTTGAAATCTGAACAAAAGCTTAAGGCAGCAGCAGTCCTCCGGCGTGCCTGGCCCCGCCCGCCGATCCCCCAGGCCGATCTCCTAGGGTTAACTCATAGTCAATCCGCCTAAGCCGTGTCCGACGCGCGATCCGCCGCTGCCGCCGCCCCCAGGCCCGCCGTTGAAAACCTGGTGATCGTGGGCTCCGGCCCGGCCGGCTACACGGCCGCCATCTACGCCGCCCGCGCCAACCTCAACCCGCTCATGATCACGGGCTTTCAGGATGGCGGCATCCCCGGTGGCCAGTTGATGACCACCACCCACGTGGAGAACTACCCGGGGTTTCCCGACGGCATCCTGGGGCCCGACCTGATGGACCGGATGAAGGCCCAGGCCGAGCGCTGGGGCACCACGCTCGTGCTCGCCGACGCCACGGCGATCGATCTGTCCCAGCGGCCCTTCCGGATCACGGCCGATGGCACCACCTACCAGGCCCAGAGCCTGATTCTGGCCACCGGCGCCAGCGCCAACCGGCTGGGCCTGCCCCAGGAGGAGCGGTTCTGGAGCAGCGGCATCAGCGCCTGCGCCATCTGCGATGGCGCCACGCCCCAGTTCCGCGATCAGGCAGTGGCGGTGGTGGGCGGCGGTGACTCCGCCTGCGAGGAGGCGGTGTATCTCACCAAGTACGGCGACCACGTGCACCTGATCGTGCGCTCCGACAAGCTGCGGGCCAGCAAGGCGATGGCCGACCGGGTGCTGGCCAACCCCTCCATCACCGTGCATTGGCATCGCCAGGTGGTGGACTGCAGCGGCACGGACTGGCTCGAGGCGATCACCCTGCGTGACGCCATCAGCGGCGCCACCGAGGAGCTCGCCGTGAAGGGCCTCTTCTACGCGATCGGCCACACCCCCAACACCCGCCTGGTGCGGGACCAGCTGGAGGTGGATGGCCATGGCTACCTGGTCACCCGGCCGGGGCGACCCGAAACCAGCGTGGAGGGTGTGTTCGCCGCCGGCGACGTGGCCGATGCCGAGTGGCGCCAGGGCATCACCGCAGCCGGCAGCGGCTGCCAGGCGGCCCTGGCGGCCGAGCGCTGGCTCAGCCATCACAACCTCGCGGTGGAGGTGAAGCGCGAGGCGGTGGATCCCCAGGAGGTGGGTGAACCGAAGCGCACCGCCGAGAGCGACGAGGCCAACTACGACCCCGACGCCCTCTGGCAGAAGGGCAGCTTCGCCCTGCGCAAGCTCTACCACGACAGCGACAGGCCCCTGCTGGTGGTGTACACCTCACCCACCTGCGGCCCGTGCCATGTGCTGAAGCCCCAGCTCAAGCGGGTGCTGGATGAACTCGGCGGCGCCGCCCAGGGGGTGGAGATCGACATCGAGGCCGATCAGGAGATCGCCGTGCAGGCCGGGGTCACCGGAACCCCCACGGTGCAGCTGTTCTTCCGCAAGGAACTGAAGCAGCAGTTCAAGGGGGTGAAGCAGCGCAGCGCGTTCAAGGAGGCCATCGAGACGCTGCTGGCGGTTCCCGTCTGAGAGCAGCAGGAGCGACCCGGCAGACGGTGCTCTGAGCCCGGTGCCGAGCAGCCAGTGCTCAGCGCCGGCGTGGCCCTCCGGGACGGTTGCCGCCGGCCCGGGGGCCGGTGGCTCCGGCATTGCGCTCCCGGTAGGTGATGCGGCCGCGGGTGAGGTCGTAGGGGCTGATCTCGACGAGCACCTTGTCGCCGGCGAGCAGCTTGATGCGGAACTTGGTGAGCTTGCCGGCCGCCCGGCACAGGCACTGGTGACCGGCCGGCTGCTCCAGGGTCACCAGGTAGAACCCGTTGCCCTGTTCCTTCTCAATCACACCGGAGGTCTCAATCATGCGGCGAGGCGCTCAATCCATGGAACAGCAGCCTTCAGCTTAGGTGCCGCCCGCACCACTGCTGGCAGCACTGCCTGCAGCGCAGGGTGGTCGGCGGCCGGCAGCCCAGGCCTAGGGTCGGCGCGACTCCAATCGCGCCGTTCACCGCCATGGTCCTTCCCCCACTCAGTCTGAATCTGGGCCTGCTGTTGATTTCGATCGGCGTGGTCAACCTCTGGAATGCCCGCCGGTCCTGAGGCCCAACCCCGCACGCTGCTGTTCCACAAGCCCTACGGGGTGCTGAGCCAGTTCAGCCCCGAACCGGGCAGCCGCTGGCGCTGCCTGGCGGATTTCATCCCGGTGCCAGGGGTCTATGCGGCAGGACGTCTGGATGCCGACAGCGAAGGCCTGATGCTGCTCACGGCCCACGGCCGGTTGCAGCAGCGGCTCACCGATCCGGCCTTCGGCCACTGGCGCACCTACTGGGTGCAGGTGGAAGGGGACGTGGACCAGCGGCCCGAGGCGCTGGCCCAGCTGCGTCGCGGCGTCCCTGTGCAGGGGAGGCTCAGCCGGCCCGCCCGGGTGCGGCCCCTGCCCGATCCGGGTCTGCCCGCCCGGCAGCCGCCGATCCGGGAGCGCGCCAGCATCCCCGTGAGCTGGCTGGAACTGCAGTTGCAGGAGGGCCGCAACCGCCAGGTGCGGCGCATGACGGCCAGCGTGGGGCTGCCCACCCTGCGGCTGATCCGGGTGGCGATCGATCTGATGGATGGCGAACCGCCGCTGCAGCTGGCAGGCCTGGACCCCGGCCAGTGGCGGCCGCTCCACAGCCAGGAGGAGCAGCGGCTGCAACGGCTGCTGCGTCACTCACCCGGCCGGGGCGGTCGTGCCGGCGGCGGGAAATCCGGCCAGGCCGGCGGCGGCGGGTAGGGGGGTCTGGCCTGCCGCAAGGCCGGCTCAGCCCAGCACATCCCTGAGTTCACGCACCGTCTGCAGCTGGCCGTAGTAGTAGTTGGCGCGGGCCCGCCGCTCAGGATCCTCCAGGCTGTCGAAGGCATCGAAGCCCAGGCTCTGCCAGAGCTCGTGGCCGCAGGTGCTGTTCAGAGCCTCCACCGCCTCCGCCTCCAGGTTGGCCAGCCGGCGCTGCAGGTTCTTGATCTGGGCAACCGACATCGGCGAGAGGCATCAACACGCCATAGTACGGACGAACCACCGGCCCTGGTGGCCTGCCGGCGGCGGTGGCTTGCCGGCGGCGGTGGCTTGCCGGCGGCGGATCAGAAGGGCAGCTTCTTCTTGGCGTCCTTGTCCAGGTCGGCCTCCATTTCGCGCAGGCGCTTGAGGATGGTGTCGTAATACTCCTTGAGATAGCTCTCCAGGGTGGTGGTCTCGGCCGGATCGAGCCCGAAGGCCTCGTAGCTCTCCTCCATCGGGGCATCGAGCCGCACGCCGCCGCCGGTGACCGCCTCGAAGGCCAGCCGCTCCGCCACGTTGAGGCTGGCCTCGAAGAAGCTCGTGAGCCCGCGCATGAGCTGCAGCAGGAACGGCGGCACCCGGAACACCCGGGCATCCTTGCCGGTGCAGCGTTCGCACAGCTGGGTGATCTCACCGGTGGTCCAGGCCCGGGGGCCCACCACCGGGAAGGCGCGGCGCACGGTCTGCGGGCACTCCAGGGCGGCCACCGCGAAGCGGGCCATGTCCTGGGTGTTCATGTAGGCAATCGGCGTGGGCGAGCCGCTCACCCACACCGTCTGCCCCTCCAGCACGGGGATGGCGAACTGGCTGATCAGGCCCTGCATGAAGGCCACACCCCGCAGGATCGTGTAGTCGAGGTCGGAGGCCTGCAGCCACTCCTCCGTGCAGGCCTTGATGTCCATCAGCGGCACATCCCGGTGCTTCGCCGCATCCAGCAGCGACACGAACACCACCCGGCGGACACCGGCGCGGCTGCAGGCGGCGAAGAGGTTCTGCTTGCCCGTCCAGTCGATCTCATAGGCGCTGCCGGGATCGGTGGCCCGGGCCGTGGCCGCATCGATCACGGCCTCCTGACCCTCCAGCGCGTAATCGAGGCTGTCGGGCTCGAGCAGATCACCCCGGGTGAGCTCACAGCCCCACTCCTGCAGGAAGGCGGCCTTGCGGGGCGAGCGCACCACGCAGCGAACCTGATGACCGGCGTCGAGGGCACGGCGGGCAATCTGGCGACCGAGGGTGCCCGTTGCGCCGACGACCAGTACCTGCATGCCCATGGTTCAACCGGCGATGAGCCTAGGGGCGCGCCCGTCGCGCCGAGATCGGGCGAGGCAGGGGGCCGCAGCGGCCGCGCAGCCGCGGGAGTCAGTCCTTGTCGGCGAAACGCAGCAGCAGGGCCCCGCCGGCCAGGCCGACGGGGATCAGCACCCAGAACAGGGCGGCGATGCCGAAGATCTCAGAGGCCATGAACCGATGCCGTGACGCGCACCGTTTTAGCGCGGCGCAGGTTGGGCCACCGCGGGGCTGGCGGCCAGTTCCAGGATCCGTCGCCAGGGGGCATCGCTGCGGAAGCTGCCGGCCATCACCCCACCCGGCCCGGCCGTCCAGCCGTCCTGGCGCAGGGCGGCCACCAGGGCGTCCAGGCGGGGGGGACCGCCCCCGAGGCGGCGGCCCAGTTCGGCGCAGGGCCAGCAGCGGGCCGGCACCCCCGCATCCCGGCTGAGGGCCTGCCAGAGGCGGGCACCACCGCGGCCGAGGCTGGGCAGGGCACCGGCGGCCACCGCCGCCGACTCCTCCGCCGCCATGGCCGCCAGGCGGGAGGGATCCTGGAGCGGACCGAGCCAGAGGGGGCCGGACACCGCCAGCGGCGAACCATGGGCTGCGGATGGCGCCCCGCCCGCTGGAGACTCCCCGCAGCCACAGGCTGGCCAGCGGCGCAGCTGCAGCAGGCTCTGGGTCCACTGCTCGCCGCAGCCATGGCAGTGGGCCAGCAGCCCCAGCTGCTCCTCCTCCCGGACGGCCGGCCTGCGCCGCAGCTGGATGGCCGTGCGAAAGGTGCGGCCCTCACTGAAGCTGAACAGCGGCGTGATGCCCCGCCCCAGGGTCCAGGCGGCGCGGGCCACCACCCCGATCTGCAGCCGCAGGGCAAGCTCCCAGCTGGCGGGATGGGCCCGGGCGGCGGCCCCCAGCGAGCGGATGGCCGCGGGGCGGTCATGGCCCGTGGGGGAGCGACCGTCGGTGCTGGCCAGATAGAGCACCCCGTCGAAGGCGAGCACCTCCAGGGCCAGGGGCACCAGGGCCGCAGGACAGCCGAAGGCATCGAGGTCCACCAGCTCGAAGCGCTCCTGCCGCAGCAGGCAGTCGGCCAGCAGGAGATGGGCCTGGCGGTCGCTGAGGCGGAGGGCCAGCGCGGCCGGCAGAGCGGCCAGATTGCGCTCAAGCAGGGGCAGGCGCGCCGGGTCGGCGTCGTTGGCCCACACCGCCGTGGCCCCCGCTTCGAGCCCGTAGCGCAGGGCCCGCACGCCGCAGCCGGCCATCAGATCGAGCACCCGCCTCCTGCCGCCGCTCCCCAGGGTGCGCAGCAGCAGCACCCCGAGGTCGCGGCCTGGACGCGACGCCTGTCGGAAGAAACCCGCACCTGGGCAGAACCGGGCCTGCGCCTCCTCCTCCATGGCGTGCGGGGGCGTCGTCATGGCGTGGGGCAGCGGCCAGCTCGGGCACACCCTCCTGCGGGGCAGAGAGGGGGTTCGAGCGTATTCGGCCGGCCGGTGGGCTTGTGGAGTTCGCCCCAGTCCTGTGGCGGTTGGAGAGGCTGGGCCCGCGCGCCAGCGGCGGTTCCGGAACACCTACGGTCAACGCACCCAACTGGCCCGCTGGGCCAGGGACCTCCGGTCCTGAGCAACTCGCGATGCTTTCCACCCCACCCCATGGCAGGGGCCCAACCCCCGATTCCGGGGTCGACTGGGGCGAGCACAGCACCTGGATCTGGCAGGGGCTGGCCGTGCACTGGCGCCATCTGCCTCCGGCGGCTGCAGGGCCGGGCTGCCGCAGCGGTGAGCGCGGAAGTGTGGTGCTCCTGCACGGCTTCGGTGCCGCCAGTGGCCACTGGCGGCGCAACGCCGCGGCGCTGGCCGCCGCCGGATGGCGTGTGTACGCCCTGGATCTGATCGGTTTCGGAGCCTCCGATCAACCGGGGCCGCACCGCCGCCGCCGGCTCGACAACCGGCTCTGGGCCCGCCAGGTGCAGGCGTTCGTGGCGGAGGTGGTGGGACATCCGGCGGTGCTGGTGGGCCACTCCCTGGGGGGACTGGTGGCCCTCACCTGCGCCAGCCTCTTCCCAGGCTGGGTGGACGCCGTGGTGGCGGCCCCCCTGCCGGACCCCGCCCTGCTGCTGGGGCCGGGTGCCTGGCCGCCGCGGCGACGCCCCTGGCGCCGCCGCCTCAGGCGCTGGGGGGTGATCGTGCTCTGCCGCCTGCTGCCCCTCGAGCTGCTGGTGCCGCTGCTGGCCCACTCCCCCCTGCTGGCCCTGGGCATCCAGTCGGCCTACACCACCCCGGTGATCGGCGACCGGGAGCTGCACCGGCTGATCGCCCAGCCCGCCCGACGGCCCGGAGCGGTGCGCTCCCTGCGGGCCATGAGCATCGCCATGGCCCTGCGCCCCCACGGAGCCACGGCCCCCACCCTGCTGCGGCGGTTGCAGCGTCCCCTGCTGCTGATCTGGGGCCATGGCGATCAGCTCGTGCCGATCCAGGTGGCCGAGCAGATCCGGAGGCTCCGCCCGGACCTGGCGCTGGTGGACCTCGAGCACTGCGGCCACTGCCCCCACGACGAAGCCTCCGAGCCGTTCAACGCCACCCTGCTCGACTGGCTTGCGGCGGCACCCACGGCCTCCGGCAGGGGCCGAGCGGTAATTTGGGCGCAACAGCCAGGCCCGATCCCCAAGCCATGAAGCACACCCTGTCGGTGCTGGTGGAAGACGAATCGGGTGCCCTCAGCCGCATCTCCGGCCTGTTCGCGCGTCGGGGGTTCAACATCGAGAGCCTGGCCGTGGGGCCGGCCGAGCGGGGGGGCATGTCCAGGCTCACCATGGTGGTGGAGGGAGATGACCGCACCCTCGCCCAGATGACCAAGCAGCTGGACAAGCTGATCAATGTGCTCGGTGTGATCGATCTCTCCCAGATCCCCTCGGTGGAACGGGAGCTGATGCTGTTGAAGGTGTCGGCACCGGCGGAGAGCCGCAGCGCGATCCTCGACCTCGTTCAGGTGTTCCGCGCCAATGTGGTGGATGTGGCCGACGATGCCCTCACCCTGGAAGTGGTGGGCGATCCCGGCAAGCTCGTGGCGCTGGAGCAGGTGATGGAGCCCTTCGGGATTCTGGAGATCGCCCGCACCGGCAAGGTGGCGCTGGAGAGGGCCTCCGGGGTGAACACCGCCTTTCTGCGGGTCACCGCCTCCAGCAAGCGGGTGCCGGCCTGAGCGCACAGCAACCGCTCAGCCTCACCCGCTCAGTCTCACCCGCTCAGTCTCCGCAGCTCAGTCTCCGCCTCGGACGAGCTTGCCGCCGGACACCAGGCTGGCCTTGGTGATCTTGTCCCCCTGGCGGATTGTGTCGATCACCTCCATGCCCTCGCTCACCCGGCCGAACACGGCATAGCGGCCATCCAGCTCGGGCAGCGCCTCGAGAGCCACGTAGAACTGGGCACTGGCGGAATTGGGATCGGCGGAGCGCGCCATCGCCACGGCACCGCGCTGATGAACCAGGCTGAGCTCCCGGCTCACCCCCGGGTCGGTGAGGGGCTGGCCGTAGCGCGGCGATGCCTCATCCTTCAGCTTCACCTCCAGCGGGATCAACCTCGCCTCGCCGCTGGCGGGATCAACGTAACTGCCGCTGCCGTACTGGCTGGGCGGCACCACCGGATTGGCACTCGCCGGATCGCCCCCCTGCACCACGAAGGGCGTGGGATCGCGCACGACCCGGTGGAACACGGTGCCGTCGTAGACCCCACGCTTCACCAGATCCACGAAATTCCCCGCCGTGAGCGGGGCGGCCTCCCCATCCAGCTCGATCCGCACCTCGCCCCGGCTGGTCTGGAGGGCAACCGTGGCCGGTCCGCTCAGGCAGGGGGTGGTGGCAGTGGCACAGCCCAGGGACCCCTGGCTGACCCGGTTCGGGCTGCAGGCCGCCAGGGCCAGTGGCGCCAGCATGAGCACCATGCCGAGGGAGCAGCGGCGCACCAGCCGCCGCAGGCTGATCGCAACCTGATCGCTCACACGCCCTCCAGCGGCACACCCAGGAAGCGGGCCAGCTGGGCCCCGGAGCTCTCCAGATCGGCCAGGGGCATGGGTTCCCCGACGCGGGTGAGGGGAAGATCCCTGCGCCCCTGCAGCTTGAGCGCCAGACGCCGCCGCGGATTGAGGCCGTCACGCACCTCCACCTTCACCGCCTGGATCTCCCGCAGGGGGATCTCCACATCGATGGTCTGGCGGAAGCCGCGGCGGCTGATCCGGGCCGATCCCGTGGCGCGGTCGAAGCGGTTGCTGCCGGCGCCCACATCCAGACCGATCACCGTCCAGAGATAGGAGGCCAGCAGCACGGCGGCCACGCCGTAGAGGCCCATCACCAGGCCCTGGGGCACGTACACCAGCTCGGCCGGATGGCCGATCGGCAGCAGATCCCTGCCCAGGTAGCTCGAGAGGCTGGTGAGCAGGAAGCCCACGCCGCCGAGGCTCACCACCAGGGCCATGGCCAGGTTGGAGGGGCGGCGGGAACCGAGCACCGGCTGCTCAAGCACGGAGCCAGGCACGGAGGACTGGGCCTTCACGTCAGAGCCCTGCACATCGGAGGGAGGCATCCAGGGGGGGTCGGCAATGGGGCCCATCCTGGCTCGTGGGCGGCCGGCCGGAGGCCGGACTGGGAACCCGGGATGGGAGCAGGTCTCGCAAAGCCAGCTGCGACAAGGGATTTCAGCCCGTTGCAAGCAGCCTCGCGATCCCGGGGAACGTTGTTACCATCGCCCGGTATCCCGCT
This portion of the Cyanobium sp. NIES-981 genome encodes:
- a CDS encoding DEAD/DEAH box helicase, with translation MANLSFALAGGQPPLSAGNTGSGIQPRQWQSQLVQLMRARLVKARPGGQDVLIHAGPGAGKTLGALLGFQRLHQEGRLERFLVFCHRSSIALQWQDAASRLGLRLERWDPELGLNPLAAGQGWQGLVLSYQSAARHRPRLEAAWNDPWLTPGASPAEGSCGGRWLAIADEVHHLGIDPEEPEAAAWGHAFSRFTETAALRLGLTGTPFRADNLAFCAARRERLRQGDEVVERITPDLSVEPRRLIAAGDVRPLEFRFQDGWVEHGRAASPEGLQHGDTETSPLSAESRESWRARNLRRAIRLGDSSSIALRLLLSARTRLERVRREHPEAGGLVIARDIAHAREVSDLLIEQGDRVHLVHSQDCAAADHLRAFKEGDADWLVSIDMCAEGFDAPRLRVVAYLTTVVTRSRFVQAITRAVRMDAKRAAQEAIPRHPSYVFAPADPLLISYARSWSLSEPYLLRTRPPLAAAAGQGGSPGSLQPLEAIDEEAGAMLRMRGPQLPGFLRRSA
- the trxB gene encoding thioredoxin-disulfide reductase; its protein translation is MSDARSAAAAAPRPAVENLVIVGSGPAGYTAAIYAARANLNPLMITGFQDGGIPGGQLMTTTHVENYPGFPDGILGPDLMDRMKAQAERWGTTLVLADATAIDLSQRPFRITADGTTYQAQSLILATGASANRLGLPQEERFWSSGISACAICDGATPQFRDQAVAVVGGGDSACEEAVYLTKYGDHVHLIVRSDKLRASKAMADRVLANPSITVHWHRQVVDCSGTDWLEAITLRDAISGATEELAVKGLFYAIGHTPNTRLVRDQLEVDGHGYLVTRPGRPETSVEGVFAAGDVADAEWRQGITAAGSGCQAALAAERWLSHHNLAVEVKREAVDPQEVGEPKRTAESDEANYDPDALWQKGSFALRKLYHDSDRPLLVVYTSPTCGPCHVLKPQLKRVLDELGGAAQGVEIDIEADQEIAVQAGVTGTPTVQLFFRKELKQQFKGVKQRSAFKEAIETLLAVPV
- the infA gene encoding translation initiation factor IF-1; its protein translation is MIETSGVIEKEQGNGFYLVTLEQPAGHQCLCRAAGKLTKFRIKLLAGDKVLVEISPYDLTRGRITYRERNAGATGPRAGGNRPGGPRRR
- a CDS encoding pseudouridine synthase, which codes for MPAGPEAQPRTLLFHKPYGVLSQFSPEPGSRWRCLADFIPVPGVYAAGRLDADSEGLMLLTAHGRLQQRLTDPAFGHWRTYWVQVEGDVDQRPEALAQLRRGVPVQGRLSRPARVRPLPDPGLPARQPPIRERASIPVSWLELQLQEGRNRQVRRMTASVGLPTLRLIRVAIDLMDGEPPLQLAGLDPGQWRPLHSQEEQRLQRLLRHSPGRGGRAGGGKSGQAGGGG
- a CDS encoding NAD(P)H-binding protein codes for the protein MQVLVVGATGTLGRQIARRALDAGHQVRCVVRSPRKAAFLQEWGCELTRGDLLEPDSLDYALEGQEAVIDAATARATDPGSAYEIDWTGKQNLFAACSRAGVRRVVFVSLLDAAKHRDVPLMDIKACTEEWLQASDLDYTILRGVAFMQGLISQFAIPVLEGQTVWVSGSPTPIAYMNTQDMARFAVAALECPQTVRRAFPVVGPRAWTTGEITQLCERCTGKDARVFRVPPFLLQLMRGLTSFFEASLNVAERLAFEAVTGGGVRLDAPMEESYEAFGLDPAETTTLESYLKEYYDTILKRLREMEADLDKDAKKKLPF
- the petM gene encoding cytochrome b6-f complex subunit PetM, whose protein sequence is MASEIFGIAALFWVLIPVGLAGGALLLRFADKD
- a CDS encoding N2,N2-dimethylguanosine tRNA methyltransferase, translating into MTTPPHAMEEEAQARFCPGAGFFRQASRPGRDLGVLLLRTLGSGGRRRVLDLMAGCGVRALRYGLEAGATAVWANDADPARLPLLERNLAALPAALALRLSDRQAHLLLADCLLRQERFELVDLDAFGCPAALVPLALEVLAFDGVLYLASTDGRSPTGHDRPAAIRSLGAAARAHPASWELALRLQIGVVARAAWTLGRGITPLFSFSEGRTFRTAIQLRRRPAVREEEQLGLLAHCHGCGEQWTQSLLQLRRWPACGCGESPAGGAPSAAHGSPLAVSGPLWLGPLQDPSRLAAMAAEESAAVAAGALPSLGRGGARLWQALSRDAGVPARCWPCAELGRRLGGGPPRLDALVAALRQDGWTAGPGGVMAGSFRSDAPWRRILELAASPAVAQPAPR
- a CDS encoding alpha/beta fold hydrolase, with product MLSTPPHGRGPTPDSGVDWGEHSTWIWQGLAVHWRHLPPAAAGPGCRSGERGSVVLLHGFGAASGHWRRNAAALAAAGWRVYALDLIGFGASDQPGPHRRRRLDNRLWARQVQAFVAEVVGHPAVLVGHSLGGLVALTCASLFPGWVDAVVAAPLPDPALLLGPGAWPPRRRPWRRRLRRWGVIVLCRLLPLELLVPLLAHSPLLALGIQSAYTTPVIGDRELHRLIAQPARRPGAVRSLRAMSIAMALRPHGATAPTLLRRLQRPLLLIWGHGDQLVPIQVAEQIRRLRPDLALVDLEHCGHCPHDEASEPFNATLLDWLAAAPTASGRGRAVIWAQQPGPIPKP
- the ilvN gene encoding acetolactate synthase small subunit codes for the protein MKHTLSVLVEDESGALSRISGLFARRGFNIESLAVGPAERGGMSRLTMVVEGDDRTLAQMTKQLDKLINVLGVIDLSQIPSVERELMLLKVSAPAESRSAILDLVQVFRANVVDVADDALTLEVVGDPGKLVALEQVMEPFGILEIARTGKVALERASGVNTAFLRVTASSKRVPA
- a CDS encoding peptidylprolyl isomerase encodes the protein MVLMLAPLALAACSPNRVSQGSLGCATATTPCLSGPATVALQTSRGEVRIELDGEAAPLTAGNFVDLVKRGVYDGTVFHRVVRDPTPFVVQGGDPASANPVVPPSQYGSGSYVDPASGEARLIPLEVKLKDEASPRYGQPLTDPGVSRELSLVHQRGAVAMARSADPNSASAQFYVALEALPELDGRYAVFGRVSEGMEVIDTIRQGDKITKASLVSGGKLVRGGD
- a CDS encoding photosystem I assembly protein Ycf4 — encoded protein: MPPSDVQGSDVKAQSSVPGSVLEQPVLGSRRPSNLAMALVVSLGGVGFLLTSLSSYLGRDLLPIGHPAELVYVPQGLVMGLYGVAAVLLASYLWTVIGLDVGAGSNRFDRATGSARISRRGFRQTIDVEIPLREIQAVKVEVRDGLNPRRRLALKLQGRRDLPLTRVGEPMPLADLESSGAQLARFLGVPLEGV